One genomic segment of Nerophis lumbriciformis linkage group LG20, RoL_Nlum_v2.1, whole genome shotgun sequence includes these proteins:
- the LOC140679634 gene encoding uncharacterized protein — MRTHTDNKHSECSTKKRGKTCLSCSVCAESFTKKSSLTRHMRTHTGEKPFNCSVCSKSFSVKCYLTQHMRTHTGEKPFNCSVCDKSFSRSSHLTQHMRTHTGEKTFSCSVCGVSFSRNSHLTRHMRTHTGEKPFNCSVCGKSFSAKNNLTQHMRTHIGEKTFNCSVCGNSFFGKCNLTKHMRTHTGEKPFSCSVCGKSFCYNSSLCEHMRTHTGKKPFSCSVCCRRFPHKADAVKHTRTHKGK; from the coding sequence atgaggactcacactgacaacaaacactctgaatgctctacaaagaagagaggtaaaacatgtttgagctgctcagtttgtgctgaaagttttacgaaaaagagcagtttgactcgacacatgagaacacacacaggtgaaaaaccatttaattgttcagtttgtagcAAAAGTTTTTCTGTTAAGTgctatttgactcaacacatgagaacacacacaggtgaaaaaccatttaattgttcagtttgtgacaAAAGTTTTTCTCGTAGtagccatttgactcaacacatgagaacacacacaggtgaaaaaacatttagttgttcagtttgtggtgtaagcttttctcgaaatagccatttgactcgacacatgagaacacacacaggtgaaaaaccatttaattgttcagtttgtggcaaaagcttttctgctaagaataatttgactcaacacatgagaacacacataggtgaaaaaacatttaattgttcagtttgtggcaacagtTTTTTTGGTAAGTGcaatttgactaaacacatgagaacacacacaggtgaaaaaccatttagttgttcagtttgtggcaaaagcttttgttATAACAGCTCTTTgtgtgaacacatgagaacacacacaggtaaaaaaccatttagttgttcagtgtgctgtagAAGGTTCCCACATAAAGCAGACGCAGTAAagcacacaagaacacacaagggaaaataa
- the LOC133619320 gene encoding uncharacterized protein isoform X1, whose translation MDDYCYAKMATSAKREDERESAPPTENNLKSEDEDVQQLIGNPEEVSPQLGGSSTLKQETPQPPCIKKEEEELCITQEGECLLGREEADYTKFPLSILSVKTEDDEEKPQVNNLLAPLSDSEAENEVEVTLSRDKDCEGDMRTHTDNKHSECSTKKRGKTCLSCSVCAESFTKKSSLTRHMRTHTGEKPFNCSVCSKSFSVKCYLTQHMRTHTGEKPFNCSVCDKSFSRSSHLTQHMRTHTGEKTFSCSVCGVSFSRNSHLTRHMRTHTGEKPFNCSVCGKSFSAKNNLTQHMRTHIGEKTFNCSVCGNSFFGKCNLTKHMRTHTGEKPFSCSVCGKSFCYNSSLCEHMRTHTGKKPFSCSVCCRRFPHKADAVKHTRTHKGK comes from the coding sequence atgtccagcagctgatcggtaatccagaagaagtttcccctcagttaggggggagctccactttgaagcaggagactccacaaccaccctgcattaaaaaggaagaggaggaactctgcatcactcaggagggagagtgtcttctaggacgagaggaagctgattacaccaagtttccactgagtattctctctgtgaagactgaagatgatgaagagaaaccacaagtaaacaacctcttagctccactatcagatagtgaggctgaaaacgaggttgaagtaactttgagcagggataaagactgtgaaggtgatatgaggactcacactgacaacaaacactctgaatgctctacaaagaagagaggtaaaacatgtttgagctgctcagtttgtgctgaaagttttacgaaaaagagcagtttgactcgacacatgagaacacacacaggtgaaaaaccatttaattgttcagtttgtagcAAAAGTTTTTCTGTTAAGTgctatttgactcaacacatgagaacacacacaggtgaaaaaccatttaattgttcagtttgtgacaAAAGTTTTTCTCGTAGtagccatttgactcaacacatgagaacacacacaggtgaaaaaacatttagttgttcagtttgtggtgtaagcttttctcgaaatagccatttgactcgacacatgagaacacacacaggtgaaaaaccatttaattgttcagtttgtggcaaaagcttttctgctaagaataatttgactcaacacatgagaacacacataggtgaaaaaacatttaattgttcagtttgtggcaacagtTTTTTTGGTAAGTGcaatttgactaaacacatgagaacacacacaggtgaaaaaccatttagttgttcagtttgtggcaaaagcttttgttATAACAGCTCTTTgtgtgaacacatgagaacacacacaggtaaaaaaccatttagttgttcagtgtgctgtagAAGGTTCCCACATAAAGCAGACGCAGTAAagcacacaagaacacacaagggaaaataa